One window of Nicotiana tomentosiformis chromosome 11, ASM39032v3, whole genome shotgun sequence genomic DNA carries:
- the LOC138901519 gene encoding uncharacterized protein, producing the protein MVADTLGRTVESMWSLAFIPVGERALDLDVQALSRNFVRLDILGPSRVLPCVVSQSPLFECIKTCTSLIGGDFNGHIGATFGEYDDVHCGFGFRDRNRGGKSLLDFARAFDLVIANSSFPKKMEHLVTFQSSVAETKIAYLLYRKSDRGAWRSSGDASAMWTTTAQCIREITREVLWVSKGYSGGHKGHWWWNGEVQGKVETKKAAYLKLVKSVDEEEKGENTEQYKLAKKEAKLAVTAA; encoded by the exons ATGGTGGCCGACACCTTGGGTAGGACAGTGGAGAGTATGTggagtcttgcttttattccagttggggagagaGCGTTAgatttggatgttcaggctttgtccAGAAactttgtgaggttggatattttgggGCCTAGTAGGGTTCTTCCTTGTGTTGTATCACAGTCgcccttgtttgaatgcattaag ACTTGTACTTCTCTCATAGGAGGAGATTTCAATGGCCACATTGGAGCGACGTTTGGGGAGTATGATGATGTGCATTGTGGCTTTGGTTTTAGAGATAGAAACAGAGGAGGAAAGTCTCTGCTGGACTTTGCtagagcatttgatttggtgatagcaaactcAAGTTTTCCTAAGAAGATGGAGCACTTGGTCACCTTTCAGAGTTCGGTGGCCGAGACTAAGATTGCTTATCTACTCTACAGGAAGTCGGATAGAG gggcttggaggagtagtggggacgcaAGTGCTATGTGGACCACGACTGCGCAGTGCATTAGAGAAATCACGAGAGAGGTATTatgggtctcaaagggttactctggtggtcacaagggacactggtggtggaatggagaggtgcaaGGAAAAGTGGAAACCAAGAAAGCAGCGTATCTAAAGCTAGTGAAAAGTGTAGACGAGGAGGAGAAGGGGGAGAATACAGAGCAatataagttggctaagaaagaggcaaagctagCAGTTACAGCGGCCTAG